Proteins from a genomic interval of Acomys russatus chromosome 19, mAcoRus1.1, whole genome shotgun sequence:
- the LOC127203659 gene encoding insulin growth factor-like family member, with translation MGAHTSPVLSDPGLWLCQPVPKCGDSIYNPLQQCCEDDTILPLNLTRLCGPGCIYWPCFELCCPESFSPQKRYIVKLKIQGERSHCSSSPISGDCASRKTFLQRRYLRKPTFS, from the exons ATGGGAGCTCACACATCCCCAGTTCTCTCAGATCCTGGCTTATGGCTGTGCCAGCCAGTACCTAAGTGTGGGGACAGCATCTACAACCCCTTGCAGCAGTGCTGTGAGGATGACACCATCCTGCCCCTGAACCTGACCCGCCTCTGTGGCCCTGGGTGCATCTACTGGCCCTGCTTTGAGCTCTGCTGTCCTGAGTCCTTCAGTCCTCAAAAGAGATATATTGTCAAGCTGAAAATTCAGGGTGAGAGATCCCATTGCAGTTCATCTCCCATCTCTGGGGACTGTGCCAG CAGAAAGACATTTTTGCAGAGAAGATATTTAAGAAAACCAACTTTCTCTTAG